TCTTCCAACAGCCCGGCCACCACCTCTTTAACCACAAAGTAGGTGTCTTCTACCGTTTCGCCCTCCTCGATATCGCCCAAATCGAGTATGGTAGAATTCCAATTGCCCATCATAAGACGGTACAATTGTATTCTGATGGAATCTACATCCATCTTTTCTGGCTTTTTCTCAAAGGCGTTTCGAGACTCGAGCACCCCGACAATGGCCACCGAGGCATTGGCAAAGACGGGAAGCCCATCTTGCTTGGTATGTTTGTGGATGTTTTTGCCCAATGCCTGGGCAGGTAAAAACTCGGAGAATGCCAAGACCTTATCCTTGACGGGGACCAAAAAATCGAATGCCATGTTATTTCTTAGCCTTAGTTCGTGTACTTGATTTTTTAGGTGCCTTTTTATCCAACAATGCCTTTGCCTCTTCCAACGATATTTTTGTGGCATCAACATCTTTTGACAGTTCTACCTTGGTACGGCCCTTTAAGATATTGTGCCGGCCCCAGCGGGCCTTTTCGATACGGATGCCCTCACTGGGCCATTCTTGCACCAGTTTTTCGGCTTCCTTTTTCTTCTTGGCCTCTATGAGTTCTGCAATATCCTCTTTAGAAAGGTTGTCGAAGTCGTATTTCTTGTTCACGTTGATGAACATACCATCCCATTTGATGTATGGGCCGAAACGACCCTTTCCTTTGGTAACTTCCTTGCCCTTATAGGTGGCGATCGGGGCATTGGCCTCTTCTTTGGCCTTGATCAATTCAATGGCCCTTTCCAAATCGACATCAAAAACACTTTCACCCTTGTCAAGCGAAATGAACTGCTTTCCAACCCGGATATACGGACCGTAGCGCCCAACATTGGCCTCTATGTCTTCACCTTTGTACTCGCCCAATTTTCTGGGAAGCTTGAAAAGGTCCATCGCCTCTTCAAAGGTGATGGTATTGATAGACTGCTCTGGCAACAAACTGGCGAACAGTGGCTTTTCTTCTTCTTCGGCGGTACCGATCTGTACCATGGGGCCAAAACGGCCCAAACGTGCGGCCACCTGTCGGCCTGTTTTGGGGTCAGTGCCCAACACACGCTCGCCACTGGCCCGCTCGGCATTCTCCTCAACTTCCTCAACGTTCGGGTGAAACTCTTTATAAAATTGCCCCAACATCTTTTTCCAATCTTCCTCACCAGCGGCGATTTCATCGAAGTCTTCCTCGACCTGGGCGGTAAAATTGTAATCAAGGATCTTTGAGAAATGGTTCACCAAAAAATCGTTGACGATGATGCCAATATCGGTGGGAACCAATTTGCCCTTATCTGACCCTATCATTTCCGACAATTGTTTTTCAGAGATAGTGCCTCCCTCCAAAACCAATTGCACATATGGTCTTTCTTTGCCCTCTACCGAACCCTTTTCAACGTAGCCCCTATTCTGTATGGTAGATATGGTAGGGGCATAGGTGGATGGCCTTCCGATGCCCAACTCTTCCAAACGTTTTACCAACGAAGCTTCCGTATATCGATAGGGCGGTCTTGTGAACCTCTCGGTAGCGGTTATATAATTAAGGTATAGCGAATCGTTCACCTTCATGGCCGGTAGCATGCCTTCCTGTTCTTCGGCAAGGTCTTCCTCGTCGGTACTCTCAAGGTACACTTTCAAAAAACCATCAAACTTGACCACCTCGCCATTGGCGGTAAATTCATCATTGTGTGCCTTGGTGGCGATTTTGACCGAGGTGCGTTCCAGTTCGGCATCGCTCATCTGTGAGGCAAGCGTACGTTTCCATATGAGCTCATAAAGCTTTGCTTGGTCACGCTCAAGTGAAGGATTCTGCAATTTCATGTCGGTAGGGCGAATGGCCTCGTGAGCTTCTTGTGCCCCTTTCGACTTACCGGTATACTTTCTAGTGTGGCTGTACTTTTCTCCGTAGTTTTCAACGATAGCTTCTTTGGCCGCCTGTAGGGCCTCGTTCGATAGGCTCACACTATCGGTACGCATATAGGTTATGAGCCCCGCCTCGTATAATCTCTGTGCCACTTGCATGGTGCGGGCCACTGAAAAATATAGCTTTCTAGATGCCTCTTGCTGCAAAGTTGATGTGGTAAAGGGTGGTGCAGGCGATTTTTTGGCCGGCTTTTTGTCAAGATTCGAAACAAAAAAATCAGCCCCTATATTTTGTTTTAAGAAAGTCTCTGCCTCTTCTTTGGTGGCAAAGGTCTTGCCCATTTTTGCTTGAAAGACACCGCCTTCTTCGGTTTTGAACTCTGCACGGATCCTAAAGGATGCCTCAGGGTTGAATTTTTCAATCTCACGTTCACGTTCGACGATCAGCCGAACTGCGACAGATTGTACCCGCCCCGCTGAAAGCCCGGGCTTTATCTTTTTCCAAAGAACGGGCGAAAGCTCATAGCCTACCAAACGATCCAAAACCCGTCTGGCCTGCTGGGCATTGACCAGGTCGTAGTTGATGTCCCTAGGGTTTTCTATGGCCCTTTGAATGGCAGACTTGGTGATGGAGTTAAAAACGATTCGCTTCGTCTTGTCTTTGTCCAATCCCAAGGTTTCAGACAAGTGCCATGATATGGCCTCTCCCTCGCGGTCTTCATCACTGGCCAACCAGATGGTATCGGCCTTCTTTGCCAATTCCTTTAGCTTTTTTACAATCGGCTTCTTTTCTTTGTCAACCACATATTTGGGCTCGAAGCCCTTTTCGACATCGACCCCCAATTCGTTCGAGGGCAGGTCGGCAATATGGCCAAAACTCGATTCGACCTGATAATCTTTCCCCAAAAAACGTTCAATGGTCTTCGCTTTCGCGGGGGACTCAACAATCACTAAATTCTTCGGCATGAAATAGGTTTTGCGTCAACAAAAGTATGTGAATTTTTTTATTCACTTTTTTTCATTTCCCAGATAGCACAAAAAATGCCCCATAAAAACGGGGCATTTGAACTACTTATTGCCATGATTTCAGTTTAGCTGAAATTGACTGATGAGCCGAATGTCATTGTCCAAGTATTCATATTGGTAAAGCATGCCATCGCCGACCATTAGCAGTTGCTCCTCGAGCGGGATCACGTCATATGTCACAATATTCTCAAAATGGTTCAAGGGCACAATGTTCGGGGCCTCTGATTTATCATAGACCCTGAGCCCCGATGAACCATCGCAGATAAAGAGCTTTTCACCTTTTATGCCAAGGCCATAGGGCTCATCCAAAGGGTAAATTACCTCAAGCTCTGGTTTCTCTATGGTTGAGATATCAACAATGTACAGACCGCTTTCGACCGCTCCGCAAAAGTTGCCCCCACGCAGGGTCACGTAGGCATAGTCGCCATCGACCACCACCGGATCACATGCTGTGCCATGTTGAAATTCTGAAACGAATTCAGGTTTGTCTGGTCTGGCGATATCATAAATATACATGCCACGCATGCTACCCAAGAACAAATGTTCGCCTTGGTTGAAGATGGTTTCAATGTCAAAGCCCACAAAAACATCATCAAGCTCTTTTGGGTCTTCAAGATTCGATATATCGAAAACATTCAGGTTTTGATTGTCGACCACATATAAGTAATCTTCTACGATTTTAAATCGTGCCAAAGAGCCTCCTTGACCAACATTGCCCCCCTCGGCACCGTTGGTATTGGCCAGGGCATCATCGAAAAATTCCGGTTGCCCCTGTTGAACGGGTCTCAGTTCAGTCTTGACCTCCCATCCTACGATTACATCATTATCAAAATCAACCCCTTCATAATCATAGATATCTGCTTGGGGCCATTGGATATCCTGTAATTGGGCGGCGAGCCAAAATCCGCCATTGCCCAAAACACCCTCAAGCCAATCTACAATTTTCACATTGTTCACATCAGAAATATCAAGCACGACCAGATCGGTTAGGCTATCAGCATAGAGGTAGTCATCTTTGATGGATATATCGACATTGCCCGCAATCTTGATAAAAGATACCTTTTGTGGGTTTTCAGGATTGCTGTTATCGATCACATGTACACCTTTATAGGTATCGTTCACAAAAATGTAGTCTTTGTAAGCATACATTTTACCCGATTCAGAAATAGGCAGGGGATCGACAACGGTTACGCTGTTCTCCCTAAACTCGGCTTTTGAGATGGTCAACGGTCTTGCCACCTGATACTCTTGAAAAGGCCCCTTGTCATCATCGTCGCAAGAGAACAACAATGACAATGAAACAAATAGGGTCAAAAACACATTTCTCTTCATAACAGTTTGTTTTCTTTGGATAGTATTCTACGCCTAAGATGAAAATGCCATTGTAGAGTTGCGTTGGGTTTGGGCAAAATCGTTCTTCGGCAAAGCCTCTTATTTCATCCCCTCGACCAACGGTCAAGGTATTGATCTTTAAAAATCATAGTGTGCATGCTATATTTAACTGCCAAATTGTCATATTTGGATTAGATAGCTTATCTTTGCGGGCTCATAATATTTGATGATGAAATCCCATTCAGGAAGCGAAAAAATAATTGATGAAAGCATTCAGGGCTCAACTTTGACGCTGGAGCAAAGTGAACAAAACACCAGAAAGCTTTATATCGAGAGCTATGGCTGCCAGATGAATTTCTCCGATAGTGAAATCGTGGCCTCCATACTTGCCAAAGAGGGTTTCAACACCACCCAAGAACTGAGCGAGGCAGACTTGGTCTTGGTCAACACCTGTTCTATACGTGAAAAAGCAGAGCAGACCGTTCGCAAGAGACTTGAGAAGTTCAACGCGGTCAAAAAAATAAACCCGGGCATGAAGGTCGGGGTACTCGGTTGCATGGCCGAACGTTTAAAGAGCAAGTTCTTGGAAGAGGAAAAAATAGTTGACATGGTCGTGGGGCCCGATGCCTACAAAGACCTTCCGAATTTGGTGAAAGAGGTCGATGAAGGTCGAAATGCGGTAAATGTCATTCTCTCAAAAGAAGAGACCTATGGCGATGT
This portion of the Flagellimonas lutaonensis genome encodes:
- the topA gene encoding type I DNA topoisomerase, which produces MPKNLVIVESPAKAKTIERFLGKDYQVESSFGHIADLPSNELGVDVEKGFEPKYVVDKEKKPIVKKLKELAKKADTIWLASDEDREGEAISWHLSETLGLDKDKTKRIVFNSITKSAIQRAIENPRDINYDLVNAQQARRVLDRLVGYELSPVLWKKIKPGLSAGRVQSVAVRLIVEREREIEKFNPEASFRIRAEFKTEEGGVFQAKMGKTFATKEEAETFLKQNIGADFFVSNLDKKPAKKSPAPPFTTSTLQQEASRKLYFSVARTMQVAQRLYEAGLITYMRTDSVSLSNEALQAAKEAIVENYGEKYSHTRKYTGKSKGAQEAHEAIRPTDMKLQNPSLERDQAKLYELIWKRTLASQMSDAELERTSVKIATKAHNDEFTANGEVVKFDGFLKVYLESTDEEDLAEEQEGMLPAMKVNDSLYLNYITATERFTRPPYRYTEASLVKRLEELGIGRPSTYAPTISTIQNRGYVEKGSVEGKERPYVQLVLEGGTISEKQLSEMIGSDKGKLVPTDIGIIVNDFLVNHFSKILDYNFTAQVEEDFDEIAAGEEDWKKMLGQFYKEFHPNVEEVEENAERASGERVLGTDPKTGRQVAARLGRFGPMVQIGTAEEEEKPLFASLLPEQSINTITFEEAMDLFKLPRKLGEYKGEDIEANVGRYGPYIRVGKQFISLDKGESVFDVDLERAIELIKAKEEANAPIATYKGKEVTKGKGRFGPYIKWDGMFINVNKKYDFDNLSKEDIAELIEAKKKKEAEKLVQEWPSEGIRIEKARWGRHNILKGRTKVELSKDVDATKISLEEAKALLDKKAPKKSSTRTKAKK
- a CDS encoding LVIVD repeat-containing protein: MKRNVFLTLFVSLSLLFSCDDDDKGPFQEYQVARPLTISKAEFRENSVTVVDPLPISESGKMYAYKDYIFVNDTYKGVHVIDNSNPENPQKVSFIKIAGNVDISIKDDYLYADSLTDLVVLDISDVNNVKIVDWLEGVLGNGGFWLAAQLQDIQWPQADIYDYEGVDFDNDVIVGWEVKTELRPVQQGQPEFFDDALANTNGAEGGNVGQGGSLARFKIVEDYLYVVDNQNLNVFDISNLEDPKELDDVFVGFDIETIFNQGEHLFLGSMRGMYIYDIARPDKPEFVSEFQHGTACDPVVVDGDYAYVTLRGGNFCGAVESGLYIVDISTIEKPELEVIYPLDEPYGLGIKGEKLFICDGSSGLRVYDKSEAPNIVPLNHFENIVTYDVIPLEEQLLMVGDGMLYQYEYLDNDIRLISQFQLN